The Thermoanaerobaculia bacterium genome includes the window CGACGAAGACGACCGATGACATCTCTCTCCTCATCTCCTCACGCAGCGTAGAGCCGCACATCCTCGCCGAACTCGTCGGCCATGGCCAGGGTGATGGCAAGATCGGGGTGGCGCAGAATCACGAAACCGTCGGAAACCAGGGTCTGCTTCCAGTTGCGGCGCGGCGCGCCCACCGGCAGGAGGTTCTCCCAGACGATCTCGGCGCCGTGCCGCGCCTTGAACGCTTCGAGCCCCTCGATGCGCTGGATCCGGCCCTCGCCGATCGCGCGCTTGTAGATCGTCGCCACGTTGTAGCGCCGGCGGACGTTCTCGCGGAAACGCCCGAAGCAGACGGCGTCGGCCCAGCCGCGAAAGACGTCGATGTCGCAGGCGTAGTTCATCTGATCGACCTGATGGGCGCCGGGCGGGCGGCCGCCGATCTCGCCGAACACCACCTCGCCGTCGGCCTTCATGTACCACTCCATGTGGGTGAAGCCGGACTCGAATCCGAGCGCTTCGAGCACCGCGAGGCCCATCTTGACGCCCTCGCGGAGGAGCGGCTGATCGGGGTCACGCAGGGCGATGACCTGGGGGCTGATCCACTCCTCGGAGCGCGCCTTGAGCGGCCGCGGACGATACCAGGCGATGTTGTAGAAGGCCGGCCGGCCGGCGATCGAGACCGTGTCGAAGGTGTACTCCTCGCCGTCGATGAACTCCTCGACCGAGAGCTCGCGCACGTGCCGGACTTTGGCGATCGCCTGCGTGAGCTCGGCGGCATCGCTCACCCGGTAGGTGTCGGCCGAGCCGGCACCGTCGATCGGCTTCAGGATGAGCGGAAAACCGATGCGCTCGGCGGCGCCGCGGATGCCGGCTTCGTCGCGCGCCGTCAGGTGGCGGGGGGTGCGGATTCCGGCGGCGTCGAGGAGACGCTTCATCTCCTCCTTGTTGCGGAACGGAAGGGTCTGGGCGGCGTTCAGGCCGGGGACGCCGAGCGCTTCGCGCAGCCGGGCGGCGAGGAGCATGCCGGGCTCCCAAAGACACTCGACACGGTCGAGCCTTCGCCCCGAAAGCCAGCGCCGGACCTCCTCGACGAGCGTCGCTTCGTCCCAGAGGGAGCGCACCCGGAGATAGTCGGAAAGGGCACTCCGGGTCTCGGGTGCCAGGGTGCCGGGCGGCTGGTCGCCGACGCCCAGAACTTCCGCGCCGACCTCAGCCAGGCCGCGGACGAAATGCGGCATCTCGCTGGGATAGCCGGGCGATAGAAAAAGGACTCGGGCCAATGGATGGCGTCTCGACAGCAATAGAGCGCGCGCAAGTATAGCCGAGGGCGGACACCTGCCGCTGCTACAATTCGCGTCCCATGCCGACCGAGGAGACGAGGGTCCGATTTGCCGCCCTCGCGGAGGGAATCGATTCGAGCCCGAAACGCGGCCGGTGGCTGGTCATGACGCACGACAACCCGGACCCGGACTCGCTCGCCTCTACCGCTGCCCTGGCGTTGATCCTGCGCCGGCGCTTCAAGCGCCAGGTGACGGTCGCCTATGGCGGCATCATCGGCCGCGCCGAAAACCGCGAGATGGTGCGCAGCCTCCGCCTGCCTCTGAGCCATATCCGCAACGTCAACCGGCGCAACTACAGTTCGTTCGCACTGGTCGACTGCCAGCCCTGGTCCGGCAACTCCCAGCTGCCGCGGTCGGTCGTTCCGGACCTGGTCATCGATCATCATCCGCTGCGCAAGTCGACATTGGCGGGACTCGCGGTCGATGTGCGCCCGCGCTACGGCGCCACCGCGACGATCCTCGCCGAATACCTCCAGGCGAGCGGCCTCACGCCCTCGCGGGCGCTCGCCACCGGGCTGGTCTACGCCATCCGCTCGGAGACCCAGGACTTCGGGCGCGAGGCCGCCGGCCCGGACCATGCGGCTTTCGACCTCCTGCTGCCGAGAATCGACCGCCGGATGCTGGCGCGGATCCAGAACGCGCGCCTGCCGCTGGTCTATTTCCGCAACCTCCACCGGGCGCTCGAGAGTCTCTCCGGGGTCGGCAACCTCGTAGTGTCGAACCTGGGCGAGGTCGACCAGCCCGACATCGTGCCCGAGATCGCCGATCTCCTTCTGCGCATGGAGGGCAAGACCTGGTCGCTCTGCACCGGCAGCCACGCCGACCGGGTCTATGCCTCGATCCGCACCACCAACGCCCGCGCCGATGCGGGCAATCTGATGCGCCGCCTGATCGGCACGCTGGGCAGGGGGGGCGGTCACGGCACGATGGCCGGCGGCTTCGTCAGCATCCCGAAGACCGCCGCCGACGGCGGACGGGCGATCGAACGCATGCTCGCCGTGCGTTTCGCGCAGGCCCTCAAGAAGAACCCGGAGCGCCTGGCGCCGATCGACCTCGCCAAGGTCGAGCTCGCCGCGCCCGAGCCGCCGGAGCGGCAACTCCCATGAGTCCGAAGACGCCCAAAGACGGCAGTCCGCGCCCACCGAAGCGGGTGCCCGGCCCGGCGCCCACCCGGCCCGCGAAGCCGCCGAAGGCGCCCATCCCGCCGGTGCCCCCGGAGCTCCCTGCGGAGGGCGCCGGACGCGCGCCGATCGCTGTCGAGCGCGAGGAGATCCGGATCCAGTTCCTGCAACGGCCGCTCCTCGAGCCGCTGCCGGAGATCCCCGGCGGCCTCCCGCATGCTGGCGGCGGAGCGGGAACGCCGCGCCGCCTCGCCTTCGTGCTCCACGCCCACCTCCCCTGGGTTCTCGGCCACGGCACCTGGCCGCACGGCGAGGACTGGCTGGCGGAGGCGATCGTCCACTGCTACCTGCCGCTGCTCGACATGGCCGACCGCCTGGCGGAGCGCGGCCGCCGCAACCTCTTCGCCTTCGAGGTCACTCCGATTCTCGCCGCGATGCTCGCCGATGCCCGCACCGAAGCGGTCGTCGAGCGCTACCTCACCGAGCGCACCAAGTCGGCCTGGGAGGCCCGGCGCAAGCATCCGCTGGCAATCTGGTGGCACGGCGAGTTCGAGCGCCTGCGCGCCATCTGGGATCGCTTCGACCACGATCTCGTCGCAACCCTGGCTCGCCTCGCCGAGGCGGGCGCCATCGAGCTCGCGACCTCGGCCGGGACGCACGTCTATCTGCCGCTCGCCCATACGCCGAAGCTGATCCGTCTCGCCCTGCGCACCGGCAGGGAGCAGCACCGCGAGCTCTTCGGCGACGATCCCCGCGGCTGCTGGATGCCCGAGTGCGCCTACCGTCCCGGCGGACCCTGGCAGCATCCGGTGACCGGCGCCTTCGAGGAGGGGCGGCCCGGAAACGAGCAGTTCCTCGCCGAGCAGGGGTTTCGCTGGACGGTCGTCGATGCCCACCTCCTCCGCCGCGGCGACCCGGCATTCGCCTATGGTGCCAACACCCGGCCGGAGGAGATCGTCGAGCCCTCCGGGCCCCATCCGCACCCCTACTGGATCCGGCAGAGCGCCGTGGCGGCCTTTCTGCGCGATTCGCGCACCGCGGCGCAGGTCTGGTCGCGGCAGGGCGGCTATCCGGGCGACGGTGCCTTCCTCGACTTCCACAAGCGACAGTGGCCTTCCGGTCTGCGGCTCTGGCGGGTTACCGACCCCGAGGCTGACCTTCAGGACAAGCTCGTCTACTGGCCGGAAGAGGCCCGAAAGCGTGCACGGGAGCAGGCCGAGCACTTCATCGAGCTCGCCTCCGGCCTCGACGGCATGAACGACGGCCTGATCTGTTGCCCGTTCGACGCCGAGCTCTTCGGCCACTGGTGGTTCGAAGGGCCGATCTGGCTCGAGCGCGTCCTCGAGCTCGCGGCGCCCGGCACGGCGGTCGAAGCGACCACCCCCGACCGCGAGCTCACCAGCCATCCGCTGCTGCGCCGCGCCTTCTTTGCCGAAGGCTCCTGGGGCGCGAGCGGCGACCACCGCGTCTGGGTAAATCCGCAGACGGAGTGGTTCTGGCGCGAGCTCGCCGACCTCGAGCGCCACGCGTTCGCCGCCGTGCGCTGGGGCGGGGCGCGACAATGGCGGCGCGCGATCCTGAACCAACTGCTGCTCGCCGCCGCCTCCGACTGGCCCTTCCTGGTGACCATGGGGACCGGCGGCGACTACGCCGAGCAGCGTTTCCGTGAGCACTGTTCCCGTCTGCGGGAGCTGATCGACCTGGGACCGCGCACCCGTTCGCTGCCCGCCTGGGTCGAGGGCGACATGCCCTTCGCCGACCTCGAGCCCGAGTGGGCGCGGCCACCCGAGGAGTGAGTTGCTTGACGAGTCGTTCCGCCGAAGAGTGACGTAGCCGAAGCACGAAAGAGAGAGCCCGCACCATGCCGTCCGACCTTACGAATCTCCCCCGCCTGCACATCGCCGGCATCGAGCTGCCGCGCGAGGTGCAGGGCCTGTACGATCTCGCCTGCAACCTCTGGTGGACCTGGAACCCGGCCGCCCGCCAGCTTTTCGCCGCGATGGACGGCCGCGCCTGGTCGCTCTATCGCAATCCCGTCCAGCTGCTGATCAATTTCGATCACGACCACTGGGAGACGAAGCTCGAGGACGAGCACTTCCGCAGCCTCTACCAGAAGGTCATCCGGAGGTTCGAGGCCTACATGGCCGGCGGCCCAGAGACCTGGTTCGCGAAGCGCTACCCGGACCTCGACGGGCCGATCGCCTACTTCTGCATGGAATACGGCCTCGATCCCTGCCTGCCGATCTACTCCGGCGGCCTCGGGGTCCTCGCCGGCGATCATCTGAAGAGCGCGAGCGACCTGGGCGTGCCGCTGGTCGGCGTGGGGCTCCTCTACCGCAACGGCTACTTTCACCAGAACATCGACGCCGACGGCCGCCAGCAGCACATCTACCCCGAGCACGACTTCTCCCGCCTGCCGATCCGTCCGGCGGCCGGTCACACCGGCCGGGCGGTGATGGTCTCGATCCCGTATGGCGGCCGCGAGCTCCATCTCCAGGTCTGGATCGCCCTCGTCGGGCGCGTGCCGCTGCTGCTGCTCGACACCGACGTGGCGCAGAACGACTCGGCCGATCGTCCGATCACCAGCATCCTCTATACGCCGGGACGCGAGATGCGCCTCGCCCAGGAGCTCGTGCTCGGCATCGGCGGCGCCCGTGCCCTCGAAGCGCTCGGGATCGCACCGGCGGTCTGGCACATGAACGAGGGGCACTCGGCCTTCCTGCAGTTCGAACGTCTCGGCCGCCGCATGCGGGAGCACGCCGAGAGCTTCGACGACGCGATCGCCGAGCTCCAACGGACTTCGGTCTTCACGACACATACGCCGGTCGCGGCCGGCAACGAGGTCTTCGACGCGGCGTTGATCCACGACTACTTCGATCCGCTCTGCGCCGAGCTCGGCATCGAGCCGGAGCAATGGCTGGCGCTCGGCAACAACGACCATGGCGAGCCGAATCAGCCGCTCAACATGACGGCCCTCGCCATCCGCACGAGCTCGCGGATCAACGGCGTCTCGGAGCTGAACGCCCGGGTCTCCGGCAAGATGTGGCAGCACCTGATTCCGGCGAACCGGCCGGAGAACGAGCAGATCCGCGCCATCACCAACGGCGTGCACCACCCGAGCTGGCTCGGCATCGAGCTCCAGGAGCTCTTCGCCAGCTGGTTCGGCGAGCGCTGGCCGCAGGTGGTGACGAGCCCCGAAGGGCGCGAGGCCATCCTCGCCGCGCCGGACGGCCCGCTCTGGGAGGTTCACCTCGCCCAGAAACGCCACATGGCCCGCTTCCTGCGTTCCCGCCTGCGCGACCAGTTCGCGCGCCACGGCCTGTCGCCGGCAGAGCTGCGCAAGCTCGAGCACACCTTCGACCCCGAGGTTCTGACCATCGGCTTCGCGCGCCGCTTCGCCACTTACAAGCGGGCCGGGCTGCTGTTCTCGGACCTCCACCGCCTGCGCAAGCTGGTCGGCGACGCCGAGCGCCCGCTGCAGATCCTCCTCGCCGGCAAGGCCCACCCGGCCGACAAG containing:
- a CDS encoding DHH family phosphoesterase, producing MPTEETRVRFAALAEGIDSSPKRGRWLVMTHDNPDPDSLASTAALALILRRRFKRQVTVAYGGIIGRAENREMVRSLRLPLSHIRNVNRRNYSSFALVDCQPWSGNSQLPRSVVPDLVIDHHPLRKSTLAGLAVDVRPRYGATATILAEYLQASGLTPSRALATGLVYAIRSETQDFGREAAGPDHAAFDLLLPRIDRRMLARIQNARLPLVYFRNLHRALESLSGVGNLVVSNLGEVDQPDIVPEIADLLLRMEGKTWSLCTGSHADRVYASIRTTNARADAGNLMRRLIGTLGRGGGHGTMAGGFVSIPKTAADGGRAIERMLAVRFAQALKKNPERLAPIDLAKVELAAPEPPERQLP
- a CDS encoding DUF1957 domain-containing protein; this encodes MSPKTPKDGSPRPPKRVPGPAPTRPAKPPKAPIPPVPPELPAEGAGRAPIAVEREEIRIQFLQRPLLEPLPEIPGGLPHAGGGAGTPRRLAFVLHAHLPWVLGHGTWPHGEDWLAEAIVHCYLPLLDMADRLAERGRRNLFAFEVTPILAAMLADARTEAVVERYLTERTKSAWEARRKHPLAIWWHGEFERLRAIWDRFDHDLVATLARLAEAGAIELATSAGTHVYLPLAHTPKLIRLALRTGREQHRELFGDDPRGCWMPECAYRPGGPWQHPVTGAFEEGRPGNEQFLAEQGFRWTVVDAHLLRRGDPAFAYGANTRPEEIVEPSGPHPHPYWIRQSAVAAFLRDSRTAAQVWSRQGGYPGDGAFLDFHKRQWPSGLRLWRVTDPEADLQDKLVYWPEEARKRAREQAEHFIELASGLDGMNDGLICCPFDAELFGHWWFEGPIWLERVLELAAPGTAVEATTPDRELTSHPLLRRAFFAEGSWGASGDHRVWVNPQTEWFWRELADLERHAFAAVRWGGARQWRRAILNQLLLAAASDWPFLVTMGTGGDYAEQRFREHCSRLRELIDLGPRTRSLPAWVEGDMPFADLEPEWARPPEE
- a CDS encoding ATP-grasp domain-containing protein, encoding MPHFVRGLAEVGAEVLGVGDQPPGTLAPETRSALSDYLRVRSLWDEATLVEEVRRWLSGRRLDRVECLWEPGMLLAARLREALGVPGLNAAQTLPFRNKEEMKRLLDAAGIRTPRHLTARDEAGIRGAAERIGFPLILKPIDGAGSADTYRVSDAAELTQAIAKVRHVRELSVEEFIDGEEYTFDTVSIAGRPAFYNIAWYRPRPLKARSEEWISPQVIALRDPDQPLLREGVKMGLAVLEALGFESGFTHMEWYMKADGEVVFGEIGGRPPGAHQVDQMNYACDIDVFRGWADAVCFGRFRENVRRRYNVATIYKRAIGEGRIQRIEGLEAFKARHGAEIVWENLLPVGAPRRNWKQTLVSDGFVILRHPDLAITLAMADEFGEDVRLYAA
- the glgP gene encoding alpha-glucan family phosphorylase, translated to MPSDLTNLPRLHIAGIELPREVQGLYDLACNLWWTWNPAARQLFAAMDGRAWSLYRNPVQLLINFDHDHWETKLEDEHFRSLYQKVIRRFEAYMAGGPETWFAKRYPDLDGPIAYFCMEYGLDPCLPIYSGGLGVLAGDHLKSASDLGVPLVGVGLLYRNGYFHQNIDADGRQQHIYPEHDFSRLPIRPAAGHTGRAVMVSIPYGGRELHLQVWIALVGRVPLLLLDTDVAQNDSADRPITSILYTPGREMRLAQELVLGIGGARALEALGIAPAVWHMNEGHSAFLQFERLGRRMREHAESFDDAIAELQRTSVFTTHTPVAAGNEVFDAALIHDYFDPLCAELGIEPEQWLALGNNDHGEPNQPLNMTALAIRTSSRINGVSELNARVSGKMWQHLIPANRPENEQIRAITNGVHHPSWLGIELQELFASWFGERWPQVVTSPEGREAILAAPDGPLWEVHLAQKRHMARFLRSRLRDQFARHGLSPAELRKLEHTFDPEVLTIGFARRFATYKRAGLLFSDLHRLRKLVGDAERPLQILLAGKAHPADKAGQELIQHIFQLSQSDALKGKVFFVEDYDMRVGRMLVQGVDVWLNTPRRPLEASGTSGMKAAMNGALNCSIADGWWPEGYDGENGWVIGNATEDPTRDTSAGKEPMADEAKTDREDGLALYDLLEEQIVPIYYDRDEAGLPIEWLRRMKEAIATITPKFASHRMVRDYTELAYASLLQPLETPATPAGRV